One Pleurocapsa sp. PCC 7327 DNA segment encodes these proteins:
- a CDS encoding cupin domain-containing protein — protein MLVQKLKECEEFLAGDSTRLRELLHPDKQPIELRYSLAHAVVPVGETSTPHSLKTSEVYYILSGKGEMHIGEETQIVEPGDAVYIPPNAKQYIRNCADEPLVFICIVDPAWRKEDETVYE, from the coding sequence ATGTTAGTTCAAAAACTGAAAGAATGTGAAGAATTTCTCGCAGGAGATAGCACTCGCCTGCGAGAATTGCTGCATCCTGACAAGCAACCAATAGAACTGCGCTACAGTTTAGCTCATGCCGTCGTCCCCGTCGGGGAAACTTCGACACCCCATTCTCTAAAAACCTCAGAAGTTTATTACATCCTTAGCGGGAAGGGAGAAATGCACATCGGCGAAGAAACGCAAATCGTCGAACCTGGAGATGCAGTCTATATCCCACCCAATGCCAAGCAGTATATTCGCAATTGCGCAGACGAACCGCTAGTCTTTATCTGTATCGTCGATCCGGCATGGCGTAAGGAAGACGAAACAGTCTATGAATAG
- a CDS encoding Hpt domain-containing protein has protein sequence MDAANQQKILGYFIEEAKEHLETLERGILELSSVIEDPERVNEMFRAAHSIKGGAAMLGYGSIQKTAHRLEDAFKVLKEHTLSVDRKLESLFLTGYDVLQDLIEHLQSPMGLQEEEADAIVSRSEPKFVELQDYLKQLLGGAVSAPRDEMLAVRTAPAKVSIAPQVKNLLMQMLQLFKQQDTPASRQQLRKICAGLAQLAPGEQGWQKLLKAADAAIANPRLSYRVLAPVVIKELKQGGDLLEMGKGSQIAITPELQQLVVAHSQAPQQITIALDPQAAAKTLLKVFNKQQISQIVQLLSAGS, from the coding sequence TTGGATGCCGCAAATCAGCAAAAAATTCTTGGCTATTTCATAGAAGAAGCCAAAGAACACCTCGAAACCCTCGAACGTGGAATACTGGAGTTGTCTTCGGTCATCGAAGATCCCGAACGAGTCAACGAAATGTTTCGGGCTGCCCATTCGATTAAAGGGGGAGCAGCAATGCTAGGTTACGGCAGCATTCAGAAAACTGCTCACCGTCTAGAAGATGCTTTTAAAGTTCTCAAAGAACATACCCTATCGGTCGATCGAAAGCTGGAATCTCTTTTCCTGACCGGATACGATGTTCTTCAGGATTTAATCGAACACCTGCAAAGTCCGATGGGACTTCAAGAAGAAGAAGCCGACGCGATCGTCTCGCGCTCCGAACCCAAGTTTGTCGAACTGCAAGATTACCTCAAACAATTGCTCGGCGGCGCTGTCTCAGCTCCTAGAGACGAAATGTTGGCAGTGCGGACTGCTCCTGCCAAGGTATCGATCGCGCCCCAGGTGAAGAACCTACTGATGCAAATGTTGCAGCTCTTCAAGCAACAAGATACGCCTGCCAGCCGCCAACAACTGCGGAAGATCTGTGCCGGGTTAGCACAATTAGCTCCTGGCGAGCAAGGCTGGCAAAAGCTTCTAAAAGCTGCCGATGCGGCGATCGCCAATCCTAGACTATCCTATCGCGTCCTTGCCCCTGTCGTTATCAAAGAACTGAAACAGGGCGGCGATCTTCTTGAGATGGGCAAAGGCAGTCAAATTGCTATTACTCCAGAGCTACAACAACTGGTTGTGGCTCACTCACAAGCCCCACAACAGATTACCATCGCTCTAGATCCCCAAGCAGCAGCAAAAACTTTGCTTAAAGTGTTCAACAAACAGCAGATATCTCAGATCGTTCAATTACTGAGTGCGGGAAGTTAG